The DNA region CATCTTCCGGGCCTCCACCGATCCGATGCCCGCTGCCTTCCACGTCTGCACCAGATCTGGCAGCGGGTGCGCGGCCCAGAAGCCGTCGATGCTCGGCCCGAGAAAGCGCCCGACCTCGTACCAGTCGCGCGACACGAGTCGGCCGAGCGCGGGCAGTCCCGCGCGGGTGTAGAGCCACCAGGCGGGGTAGAGGAGCGGCCGGGGCGGCACGTGGAACTCGAGCATGGCGATGCGCCCTCCGGGACGCACCACGCGCGCGAGCTCGCGCATCGTCGCGGCGGGGTCGTCCACATACCGGAGCAGGTAGGTGAAGGTGAGCGCGTCGAACTCAGCGTCGCCAAACGGCAAGCGCTCGGCCTCGCCCTGCACCAGCCGTTCGTATACGGACCCGACGAGCGGCCGCGCGCGCGACAGCATGTCCTCGCTCTGGTCGAGCCCCACGACCGCGCAGCCGTAGCGGCGCCGCAGCTCGCGCGCCACGAGGCCGGTGCCGGT from Thermoleophilaceae bacterium includes:
- a CDS encoding class I SAM-dependent methyltransferase yields the protein MVAPSRRKAQALELFSGLPRHYDRIAALFSLGQDPRWRRAMVAAVRAAPGDRVLDVATGTGLVARELRRRYGCAVVGLDQSEDMLSRARPLVGSVYERLVQGEAERLPFGDAEFDALTFTYLLRYVDDPAATMRELARVVRPGGRIAMLEFHVPPRPLLYPAWWLYTRAGLPALGRLVSRDWYEVGRFLGPSIDGFWAAHPLPDLVQTWKAAGIGSVEARKMSLGGGVVMWGVRENGRA